From one Rhodospirillaceae bacterium genomic stretch:
- a CDS encoding C4-dicarboxylate ABC transporter, whose protein sequence is TINAAIASTNTSALYQLAGSPRGLYFIPKPHDYVAGWHRMNLKAPWIKPAIGTAGVDLSVDNPLEGGSYGYPILITYADRDGQMAYDLARLIHINYEEFKDAHSSGVGFAMERQVFDWIVPYHDGAVQYFREIGVWTEEHQVHNDGLVARQDALSLAWNEFLKKDIPEETFYEEWMQARFVALSEAGMDTVWGE, encoded by the coding sequence ACCATTAATGCCGCCATTGCTAGTACGAATACATCAGCTTTGTATCAGTTGGCTGGCTCCCCTAGAGGGTTGTATTTTATTCCGAAGCCGCACGATTATGTTGCAGGCTGGCATCGCATGAATCTTAAGGCCCCGTGGATAAAGCCCGCAATTGGTACTGCAGGAGTGGATCTTTCGGTTGATAATCCTTTGGAAGGGGGAAGTTACGGTTATCCCATCTTAATTACGTACGCCGATAGAGATGGGCAAATGGCTTACGATCTTGCGAGGCTCATCCATATCAATTATGAGGAGTTCAAGGATGCGCACTCTAGTGGTGTGGGTTTTGCAATGGAGCGTCAGGTGTTTGATTGGATCGTACCGTATCATGATGGTGCGGTTCAATATTTTAGGGAAATAGGTGTCTGGACTGAGGAACATCAAGTCCACAACGATGGGTTAGTAGCGAGGCAGGATGCCTTGTCGCTTGCTTGGAATGAATTCTTGAAGAAGGACATTCCTGAGGAAACTTTCTATGAAGAGTGGATGCAGGCTCGCTTTGTTGCCTTGTCGGAAGCTGGAATGGACACGGTATGGGGGGAATAA
- a CDS encoding C4-dicarboxylate ABC transporter, with translation MGGIKKSAEGNDYEDTKSPARFRSLTRYSRLIFLSSAIAGLLFSVYQIMGLHTLTGLAVLENSYLYLLLALFLSNVFLVFPATANSPRSHIPLYDIFLFLICLSVGGYFSVTGLTSLQEGWEFISPTGPVAMAFVFWLLIMEAARRTGGWGIAIIFGTFSLYPIFADMQFMPAVLSGLSQDIVATASYHMMSEESVLGIPLRVFGTLIVGFILFGVALQSTGGGRFFINLAFAVLGGVRGGPAKVAIFASGLFGSLSGSVVTNILTTGSMTIPAMKRTGYPPRYAGGIEACASTGGVLMPPVMGATAFVMASFLDIPYVAVALAAVVPSFLYFFGLFVQIDSYAARNDIQGLPKSELPSVRKTLSEGWYYIFGFLLLVYLLIYLKREAHAPFYATVALLALSQFGKLKRQDVWYYILGGAILAFLAIIIASVKFSAAFVTTVPLGAGVILLALSQAPKEIRISLDKVSGFLESSGRLLTELVAILAAVGLIIGGLMMTGVASSFSGEITRLAGGELMPLLFMGAATAFILGVGMTVTAAYILLAIVLAPALIGLGLDPIAVHLFILYWGMISFITPPVALGAFAAASLAGATPMRTGFEAMRLGSIVYFLPFFFVLNPALVLNGDALTVIVEVCTAVVGIVMIAAGLQGHLILVGSFYSDLLSWIYRVILIIGGLALAYPEMVSNGVGIIVLILVFGMTRLIPLKT, from the coding sequence ATGGGGGGAATAAAAAAGTCCGCCGAAGGCAATGATTATGAGGACACCAAGTCACCTGCTCGTTTCCGGTCTCTGACGAGATACTCGAGGCTAATATTTCTTTCGTCCGCTATTGCTGGCCTGTTATTTTCAGTGTATCAAATTATGGGTCTTCATACTTTGACAGGCCTGGCAGTTTTAGAAAATAGTTATCTGTACTTGCTGCTTGCGTTGTTCCTTTCCAATGTTTTTTTAGTTTTTCCGGCTACAGCTAATTCTCCACGGTCTCATATTCCCCTTTATGACATTTTCTTATTCCTAATTTGCCTAAGTGTCGGTGGTTATTTTTCGGTAACCGGATTGACTAGCCTGCAGGAGGGTTGGGAATTTATTTCGCCAACGGGGCCTGTCGCCATGGCGTTTGTTTTTTGGTTATTGATCATGGAGGCCGCGCGCCGCACCGGCGGTTGGGGGATCGCCATCATATTCGGAACATTTTCCTTGTATCCTATATTTGCAGATATGCAATTTATGCCAGCAGTTCTGTCGGGGTTATCACAAGATATAGTTGCTACAGCAAGTTACCACATGATGAGTGAGGAATCCGTGTTGGGTATTCCTCTCAGGGTCTTCGGAACGTTAATAGTAGGATTTATTTTGTTTGGAGTTGCCTTGCAAAGTACAGGTGGCGGTCGCTTTTTCATAAATCTAGCCTTTGCAGTATTGGGAGGCGTGAGGGGCGGCCCGGCCAAGGTAGCAATATTTGCCAGTGGTTTATTTGGCTCGTTGAGCGGCAGCGTTGTCACTAATATTCTTACCACTGGATCTATGACAATACCCGCTATGAAAAGGACAGGTTATCCACCCCGTTACGCTGGTGGAATTGAAGCTTGCGCCTCTACGGGCGGGGTATTAATGCCTCCGGTTATGGGGGCGACGGCCTTTGTCATGGCTTCTTTCTTGGATATCCCATACGTGGCCGTGGCTTTGGCGGCTGTTGTTCCGTCTTTCCTTTACTTTTTTGGACTTTTTGTACAAATCGACTCGTATGCCGCGCGAAATGATATTCAAGGTTTGCCCAAATCTGAGTTGCCTTCTGTTAGGAAAACCCTTTCTGAGGGCTGGTATTATATTTTTGGGTTCCTACTATTAGTTTACCTACTAATTTATTTGAAACGTGAAGCCCATGCTCCCTTCTATGCAACGGTGGCGCTTCTAGCTTTAAGCCAATTTGGGAAACTGAAGCGGCAGGACGTTTGGTACTACATACTTGGAGGTGCAATCTTAGCTTTTCTGGCCATTATTATAGCTAGCGTAAAATTTTCCGCTGCATTTGTTACAACGGTGCCTTTAGGTGCTGGAGTGATATTGCTGGCTTTGAGCCAGGCACCCAAAGAGATACGTATTTCCTTGGACAAGGTGTCTGGGTTCTTAGAATCTAGTGGGCGATTGCTCACGGAGTTAGTTGCTATTTTGGCCGCTGTCGGACTTATTATCGGTGGGTTGATGATGACCGGCGTGGCCAGTTCTTTTTCGGGAGAGATTACCAGGTTAGCGGGGGGTGAGTTAATGCCGTTGCTGTTTATGGGGGCGGCAACGGCATTTATACTGGGCGTTGGCATGACCGTAACAGCTGCTTATATATTGCTTGCTATTGTTTTAGCTCCAGCTCTCATTGGCTTAGGATTGGATCCAATAGCCGTACATTTATTCATCCTATATTGGGGAATGATTTCGTTTATTACCCCACCGGTGGCATTGGGAGCTTTTGCTGCAGCTAGCTTGGCTGGCGCGACACCTATGCGGACTGGTTTCGAGGCAATGCGGCTGGGAAGCATTGTATATTTTTTACCCTTCTTTTTTGTGTTAAATCCAGCGTTGGTACTTAATGGGGATGCTTTAACTGTTATTGTTGAGGTATGTACTGCAGTGGTGGGGATAGTAATGATAGCAGCGGGGTTACAGGGACATCTTATATTGGTGGGTTCTTTTTACTCAGATCTTCTGTCATGGATTTATAGGGTGATACTTATCATTGGCGGGTTGGCTCTGGCGTATCCGGAGATGGTAAGCAATGGAGTAGGGATCATCGTGTTGATTTTGGTTTTTGGCATGACGCGTTTAATCCCCTTAAAAACTTAG